The proteins below come from a single Alkalidesulfovibrio alkalitolerans DSM 16529 genomic window:
- a CDS encoding integration host factor subunit alpha, with amino-acid sequence MSINNGDGKTLTKAEIVDQIYERIDMNRAEIKGHVETLLDLMKQSIKKDHNLLISGFGKFEAYDKMARKGRNPQTSEAITLPPRKVVVFRLSRKFRSELNDQQ; translated from the coding sequence ATGAGCATCAACAATGGCGACGGCAAGACACTGACCAAGGCGGAGATCGTGGATCAGATCTACGAGCGTATCGACATGAACCGGGCCGAAATCAAGGGCCATGTCGAAACGCTCCTCGATCTCATGAAGCAGTCCATCAAGAAGGATCACAACCTGCTCATTTCCGGTTTCGGCAAGTTCGAGGCCTACGACAAAATGGCCCGCAAGGGGCGCAATCCCCAGACCAGCGAGGCGATCACCCTGCCGCCGCGCAAGGTCGTGGTATTCCGTCTTTCGCGCAAATTCCGTTCCGAACTCAACGACCAGCAATGA